One Flammeovirga agarivorans DNA window includes the following coding sequences:
- a CDS encoding OmpH family outer membrane protein, with protein sequence MKKLLLAVGLIATMFACQQPQQQAAPASGSTTKIAYINNDTLSVYYKFGEDSYKEFQAKVEKSQKQLQSRAMKLQKEAESFEKRARAGLMSQNDIRKKQESLAIKQQEIQIAQQSQAQGLAAEEQAIQAEVRKRVKEFLDQYSADKNYSIVLGYSDGVTSTVIWSTPNVEDITQDVIDGLNKIYEEELTSQSSEEKGSSK encoded by the coding sequence GTGAAAAAATTATTATTAGCTGTTGGTTTAATTGCGACTATGTTTGCTTGCCAACAACCACAACAACAAGCAGCTCCAGCTTCTGGTTCAACAACTAAAATCGCTTACATCAACAACGATACTTTATCAGTTTACTATAAGTTCGGTGAGGATAGCTACAAAGAATTCCAGGCTAAAGTTGAAAAGTCTCAAAAGCAATTGCAATCAAGAGCAATGAAATTGCAAAAAGAAGCTGAAAGCTTCGAAAAAAGAGCTAGAGCTGGTTTAATGTCACAAAATGACATTCGTAAGAAGCAAGAATCTTTAGCGATCAAGCAACAAGAGATTCAAATTGCTCAACAATCACAAGCACAAGGTTTAGCCGCTGAGGAGCAAGCTATTCAAGCAGAGGTTAGAAAAAGAGTAAAAGAATTTTTAGATCAATATTCTGCAGATAAAAACTATAGTATTGTTCTTGGTTATAGCGATGGTGTTACGTCAACAGTAATTTGGTCAACTCCAAATGTTGAAGACATCACTCAAGATGTAATCGACGGTTTGAACAAAATCTACGAGGAAGAGTTAACTTCTCAATCATCTGAAGAAAAAGGATCTTCGAAGTAA
- the uvrA gene encoding excinuclease ABC subunit UvrA, producing the protein MKQHSEAYVEEEIAIYGARENNLKNFDLKFPRNSLVVITGVSGSGKSSLAFDTIYAEGQRRYMESFSAYARSFIGNMERPDVDKIEGLSPVISIEQKTTSRNPRSTVGTTTEIYDFLRLLYARTAEAFSYVTGEKMIKQTEDQIIEWLMSHFDGHKMVILAPVIKGRKGHYRELFVQLRKQGYSKVRIDGEIQDLVPKMQVDRYKTHDIEVVIDRVKVDEKDKFRIAQSVKTAMKEGKGIILCYFPDAPQKEQVKYFSKFLMDPKSGISYDEPAPNMFSFNSPYGACKTCNGLGEIEEITKEAVIPDDTKSISAGGIVPLGEYRDIYIFKMIEQHLKQRGFSLSTPIKDLSDEAIEVVLHGSDEEIEVLSAKDSKYDKAWITQFEGVIPFLKRHAKSSSEKVKNWAEEFTIIKKCPSCNGARLRKESLHFKIADKNIAELAEMDINSFGEWISNVDDQLTERQKTIGSEILKELRKRTGFLIDVGLDYLTLNRSLKTLSGGEAQRIRLATQIGTQLVGVLYILDEPSIGLHQRDNVKLIKALQDLRDLGNSVIVVEHDKDMMLASDYILDIGPRAGMYGGNVVAAGTPKQFLKQKSTTADFLSEKLNIEVPKERRAGNGNTISLKGANGNNLKNVSVDFPLGKMIVVTGVSGSGKSTLIHDTLYPILNQKIYKSKKAPKEYKEITGLEFVDKVIEVDQSPIGRTPRSNPATYTDMFTEIRALFTNLPESKIRGYKPGRFSFNVKGGRCETCQGGGKKLIEMDFLPDVYVDCEDCKGKRYNRETLEIRYKGKSISDVLNMTVSQGMEFFAAHPKILRKLTALEQVGLGYITLGQHATTLSGGEAQRVKLATELSKKDTGKTFYILDEPTTGLHFEDIQHLLNVLHKLVDKGNTVLVIEHNLDVIKVADHIIDLGPEGGKSGGTIVVEGTPEQVVKSKKSYTAKFLKDEMKNS; encoded by the coding sequence TTGAAGCAGCATTCAGAAGCTTACGTAGAAGAAGAAATCGCCATTTATGGTGCAAGAGAAAATAACCTGAAAAACTTTGATTTAAAGTTTCCAAGAAACAGCCTTGTTGTAATTACAGGAGTTTCTGGTAGTGGAAAATCATCCTTGGCCTTTGATACCATTTATGCCGAAGGACAAAGAAGGTACATGGAAAGTTTCTCTGCCTATGCCCGTTCTTTTATTGGAAATATGGAACGTCCTGATGTTGATAAAATTGAAGGTCTAAGTCCTGTTATTTCTATTGAACAGAAAACCACTTCTAGAAACCCTAGATCTACAGTAGGAACTACCACTGAGATCTACGATTTCTTACGTCTTCTCTATGCAAGAACAGCAGAAGCATTTTCTTATGTTACAGGGGAAAAGATGATCAAGCAAACTGAAGATCAAATCATTGAGTGGTTAATGAGTCATTTTGACGGTCATAAAATGGTGATCTTAGCTCCTGTTATCAAAGGTCGTAAAGGACATTATAGAGAGCTGTTTGTTCAACTTAGAAAACAAGGCTACAGCAAAGTAAGAATTGATGGCGAGATCCAGGATCTTGTACCAAAAATGCAAGTAGACCGCTATAAAACTCATGATATAGAAGTAGTTATTGACCGAGTTAAGGTAGATGAAAAGGACAAATTTAGAATTGCTCAATCGGTAAAGACAGCCATGAAAGAGGGTAAAGGAATCATCCTTTGCTATTTCCCTGATGCTCCTCAAAAAGAACAAGTAAAATACTTCTCAAAGTTCTTAATGGACCCGAAATCAGGTATCTCTTATGATGAACCTGCTCCAAACATGTTTTCTTTCAACTCTCCTTATGGAGCATGTAAAACATGTAATGGTCTTGGCGAAATTGAAGAAATCACAAAAGAAGCTGTCATTCCAGATGATACTAAAAGTATATCTGCAGGAGGTATTGTACCTCTAGGTGAATATCGTGATATCTATATCTTTAAGATGATAGAGCAGCACCTCAAACAAAGAGGTTTTTCACTTTCTACGCCAATTAAAGATTTAAGCGATGAAGCTATTGAGGTCGTTCTACATGGTTCAGATGAAGAAATTGAAGTACTAAGTGCAAAAGATTCTAAGTACGATAAAGCATGGATTACGCAGTTTGAAGGTGTTATTCCCTTCTTAAAAAGACATGCAAAAAGTAGCTCTGAAAAAGTAAAGAACTGGGCTGAAGAATTTACTATCATCAAAAAATGCCCTTCTTGTAACGGTGCTCGTCTAAGAAAAGAGTCGCTACATTTCAAAATTGCAGATAAAAATATTGCAGAATTAGCCGAAATGGATATTAATTCATTCGGAGAATGGATCAGTAATGTAGACGATCAACTGACTGAAAGACAAAAAACGATTGGTAGTGAAATCCTAAAAGAATTACGCAAAAGAACTGGCTTCCTGATTGATGTAGGACTAGATTATCTTACATTAAATCGTTCATTAAAGACGTTATCAGGAGGGGAAGCCCAACGTATCAGGTTAGCAACACAAATTGGCACTCAACTCGTGGGTGTTTTATATATTCTTGATGAACCTAGTATTGGATTACATCAAAGAGACAATGTAAAATTAATAAAAGCTCTTCAAGATTTAAGAGACTTAGGGAACTCTGTCATTGTTGTTGAACACGACAAAGACATGATGTTAGCATCTGATTATATTCTCGATATCGGACCAAGAGCCGGAATGTACGGTGGAAATGTAGTTGCTGCAGGTACACCAAAACAGTTTTTAAAACAAAAATCAACAACTGCCGATTTCCTAAGTGAAAAACTTAATATTGAAGTTCCAAAAGAAAGAAGAGCAGGAAATGGTAATACTATATCTCTCAAAGGGGCCAATGGTAACAACCTTAAAAATGTTTCTGTAGACTTCCCATTGGGTAAGATGATAGTGGTAACAGGAGTTTCCGGATCTGGTAAATCAACCTTAATTCATGATACTTTATATCCAATTTTAAATCAGAAAATATATAAATCTAAAAAGGCTCCTAAAGAATATAAAGAGATTACCGGTTTAGAATTTGTCGATAAGGTGATTGAAGTAGATCAATCTCCAATTGGTAGAACACCTAGGTCCAACCCTGCCACATATACTGATATGTTTACAGAGATCAGAGCCTTGTTTACCAACTTGCCTGAATCTAAGATAAGAGGCTATAAGCCTGGTAGGTTCTCCTTTAACGTTAAAGGTGGTCGTTGTGAAACTTGCCAAGGTGGTGGTAAGAAACTCATTGAGATGGATTTCCTTCCTGATGTATATGTAGATTGCGAAGACTGTAAAGGAAAACGCTACAATAGAGAAACACTAGAAATTAGATACAAAGGAAAGTCTATTTCTGATGTTCTCAACATGACGGTATCACAAGGCATGGAATTCTTTGCTGCGCACCCTAAAATTTTAAGAAAGCTCACTGCTCTAGAGCAGGTAGGTCTTGGATATATCACTTTAGGACAACATGCAACTACGTTATCTGGTGGTGAAGCACAAAGAGTAAAACTTGCTACTGAGCTGTCTAAAAAGGACACAGGTAAAACTTTCTATATTCTTGATGAACCAACAACAGGTTTACATTTTGAAGATATACAACACCTATTGAATGTACTTCATAAGTTAGTAGATAAAGGCAATACTGTCCTTGTTATTGAACACAACTTAGATGTTATCAAAGTGGCTGATCATATCATCGATCTTGGACCTGAAGGTGGCAAAAGTGGTGGTACGATTGTAGTGGAAGGTACTCCAGAACAAGTAGTAAAAAGTAAAAAAAGTTATACTGCCAAATTTCTTAAAGATGAAATGAAAAATTCATAA
- a CDS encoding GNAT family N-acetyltransferase, which yields MQIKTYHPSNKERLIEIFHSNCPKYFDPNDEEYLIDFLDNYTDENYYVVENENGSIIGCGGYYTKEDHHGIPWVMFESKSIGAAQLLSVSDTFYKEIENKILAEGKGLDININTTQLMEKLFNRYGFKTYEIIKDGFGEGLDEYKMKKQFS from the coding sequence ATGCAGATTAAAACCTACCATCCATCTAATAAAGAAAGACTTATAGAAATTTTTCATTCTAACTGCCCAAAGTACTTTGACCCTAACGATGAAGAGTATTTAATTGACTTTCTTGACAATTACACTGATGAAAATTACTATGTAGTTGAAAATGAAAACGGTAGTATTATCGGGTGCGGCGGTTATTATACCAAAGAAGATCACCATGGTATTCCATGGGTTATGTTTGAAAGTAAAAGTATTGGAGCGGCACAACTACTTTCGGTTTCAGATACTTTTTATAAAGAGATTGAAAATAAAATACTGGCAGAAGGTAAAGGGCTAGATATTAATATCAATACTACCCAGCTTATGGAAAAGTTATTCAATAGATATGGCTTTAAAACCTACGAAATAATAAAAGATGGTTTTGGAGAAGGGTTGGATGAGTATAAAATGAAGAAACAATTCTCCTAA
- the pruA gene encoding L-glutamate gamma-semialdehyde dehydrogenase — MAKGFFSVPKAVNEPIKSYAPGTPEREALQATINEMSTQKIDIPMYIGSEEVRTNNLGTCVSPHDHQNVVGEYHKGDKDHVTQAINAALGAREAWAEMSWEHRASIFLKAADLLAGPYRAKINAATVIGQSKTAHQAEIDSACELIDFLRFNVKFMTEIYQDQPESAPGMWNRSEYRPLEGFIFALTPFNFTAIAGNLPTAPAMMGNTIVWKPSHDQIYSANVLMEVFKEAGVPDGVINLVYVSGPDAGDVIFNHPDFAGLHFTGSTGVFQDLWATIGNNIEKYKTYPRIVGETGGKDFILAHKSATPKGLATAITRGAFEFQGQKCSAASRVYVPNNIWDEVKGYIIDDANDIIKNHMGTPHDFKNFFTAVINERSFDKCAGYIERAKESDMCEIIAGGGYDKSKGFFVEPTIIVTKDPNYESMVEEIFGPIVTIYVYDAEYFDEAIYLVDNTSTYALTGAIFSQDRYAIEYATRKLVNAAGNFYINDKPTGAVVGQQPFGGSRASGTNDKAGSAINLMRWTTPRTLKETFVPPTDYKYPFMG; from the coding sequence ATGGCAAAAGGATTTTTCAGCGTACCTAAGGCTGTAAACGAACCTATCAAAAGCTATGCGCCGGGTACTCCTGAGCGTGAAGCACTACAAGCTACAATTAATGAGATGTCAACGCAAAAGATTGACATTCCAATGTACATTGGCTCTGAGGAAGTTCGTACTAACAATTTAGGTACATGTGTATCTCCTCACGATCACCAAAATGTAGTAGGTGAGTATCACAAAGGTGATAAAGACCATGTGACTCAGGCAATCAACGCTGCTTTAGGCGCTAGAGAAGCTTGGGCTGAAATGTCTTGGGAACACCGTGCATCAATTTTCTTAAAGGCTGCTGATTTATTAGCGGGTCCTTACAGAGCAAAAATTAATGCTGCTACAGTAATCGGACAATCTAAAACTGCACATCAAGCAGAGATTGATTCAGCATGTGAATTGATCGACTTCTTAAGATTCAATGTAAAATTCATGACAGAGATCTATCAGGATCAACCTGAATCAGCTCCTGGCATGTGGAATAGATCAGAATACCGTCCTTTAGAAGGATTTATCTTTGCTTTAACTCCTTTCAACTTTACAGCCATTGCAGGTAACTTACCAACAGCTCCAGCAATGATGGGTAATACAATCGTTTGGAAACCTTCACACGATCAAATTTACTCTGCCAATGTATTGATGGAAGTATTTAAAGAAGCAGGTGTACCTGACGGTGTTATCAACTTAGTTTATGTTTCTGGCCCAGACGCTGGTGACGTAATCTTTAATCACCCTGATTTTGCAGGTCTTCACTTTACAGGTTCTACAGGTGTATTCCAAGATCTTTGGGCTACTATCGGTAACAACATTGAGAAGTACAAGACTTACCCGCGTATCGTAGGTGAAACAGGTGGTAAAGACTTTATCTTGGCTCACAAATCTGCTACACCAAAAGGTTTAGCAACAGCGATTACTCGTGGTGCATTTGAATTCCAAGGTCAAAAATGTTCTGCAGCATCTCGTGTATATGTTCCTAATAACATTTGGGATGAAGTAAAAGGATATATCATTGATGATGCTAATGATATCATCAAAAACCATATGGGTACTCCACACGATTTCAAAAACTTCTTCACAGCTGTGATCAACGAAAGATCTTTTGATAAGTGTGCAGGTTATATCGAGAGAGCAAAAGAATCTGACATGTGTGAAATTATCGCAGGTGGTGGATATGACAAGTCGAAAGGTTTCTTCGTAGAGCCAACGATTATCGTTACTAAAGACCCTAACTACGAGTCTATGGTAGAGGAAATCTTTGGACCAATCGTTACAATCTATGTTTACGATGCGGAGTATTTCGATGAGGCAATTTACTTAGTAGATAATACTTCTACTTATGCTCTTACAGGTGCTATTTTCTCACAAGATCGTTATGCGATTGAGTATGCAACGAGAAAATTAGTGAATGCTGCAGGTAACTTCTACATCAATGACAAGCCTACAGGTGCTGTTGTTGGTCAACAACCTTTTGGCGGTTCTAGAGCATCAGGTACAAATGATAAAGCAGGTTCTGCTATTAACTTAATGCGTTGGACAACTCCAAGAACATTAAAAGAAACATTTGTTCCTCCAACAGATTACAAGTATCCATTTATGGGATAA
- a CDS encoding 5-oxoprolinase subunit C family protein: MTTFQDGGRFGVQDQGIPVSGFMDESSAQIANSILGNAPNAPVLEMCQIGCTIKALTEFSVAFFGAHMGINLNKYAVPQGKIIVLTTGDILEIGFSKQGVYGYLAFSGIPQLEKVYESYSTYLPAQFGGFYGRTLQKGDIIRLSKHEVLKNSFSVIKPQKFNKEASLQVYQGPEWNILPDSSKQKLINTSFTVSKDINRIGYRLEGDEIELGQQKEIISSGMVKGTVQITSSGTPIIMMSDAPTSGGYIRALNLSARACDQLAQMPVGSIVKFQL; this comes from the coding sequence ATGACTACATTTCAGGATGGCGGTAGATTTGGTGTCCAAGATCAAGGTATTCCTGTTTCTGGCTTTATGGATGAATCTTCTGCTCAAATTGCTAATTCAATCCTGGGTAATGCACCGAATGCACCGGTGTTAGAAATGTGTCAAATAGGATGTACAATTAAGGCACTAACCGAATTTTCAGTAGCCTTTTTTGGAGCACATATGGGTATCAATTTAAATAAATATGCGGTCCCTCAAGGTAAAATTATTGTTTTAACTACAGGTGATATTTTAGAAATAGGCTTCTCAAAACAGGGTGTTTATGGTTATCTAGCCTTTAGCGGTATACCACAATTGGAGAAAGTTTATGAAAGCTATTCCACTTACCTTCCAGCCCAATTTGGTGGCTTTTATGGACGTACTTTACAAAAAGGAGACATTATTAGGCTCAGTAAACACGAAGTACTAAAGAATAGCTTTAGTGTAATTAAGCCTCAAAAATTTAATAAAGAAGCTTCTTTACAAGTTTACCAAGGACCTGAATGGAATATTCTTCCTGATTCGTCAAAACAAAAACTTATCAACACTTCATTCACAGTTTCTAAAGATATCAACAGAATTGGATATAGATTAGAGGGAGACGAAATTGAATTAGGACAACAAAAAGAAATAATTTCTTCTGGAATGGTAAAGGGTACTGTACAAATCACAAGCTCAGGCACACCAATAATAATGATGTCTGATGCACCCACTTCTGGCGGATACATCAGAGCATTAAATTTATCTGCAAGGGCATGTGATCAATTAGCTCAAATGCCTGTAGGTTCAATTGTAAAATTTCAATTATAA
- the pxpB gene encoding 5-oxoprolinase subunit PxpB, which produces MEIKPYGESALIIQFENEVSLKIHQQVKSWYKHLLSINIKGVLSIIPAYTSITILFDSKHQQFSSLKELLVSLDIPTIHHSKSKIVEIPVCYDEQLGIDINEVSQSLGLSIKEIIQYHTSTTYTVYMLGFSPGFMYLGGLAPQLFIPRKKVPRLKIPAGAVGLADKQTGIYPQATPGGWQIIGQTPISIFSVNKSPLIQMGDQVKFKPIDLSTYQQLKSE; this is translated from the coding sequence ATGGAAATTAAACCATATGGAGAAAGTGCTTTGATCATTCAGTTCGAAAACGAAGTGTCTTTAAAAATTCATCAGCAAGTAAAAAGTTGGTATAAACACCTTCTATCGATTAATATAAAAGGTGTATTATCCATTATCCCTGCTTATACTTCTATTACCATACTTTTTGATTCTAAACACCAACAATTTTCTTCCCTAAAAGAGCTGTTAGTCTCTCTAGATATCCCTACGATACATCATTCCAAAAGTAAGATTGTGGAAATTCCTGTATGCTATGACGAGCAGCTCGGGATAGATATTAATGAAGTGAGTCAAAGTTTAGGATTATCTATTAAAGAAATTATTCAATATCATACATCAACTACCTATACGGTTTATATGTTGGGGTTCTCTCCTGGGTTTATGTATTTAGGAGGTTTAGCCCCTCAACTGTTTATTCCAAGAAAAAAAGTTCCCAGATTAAAGATTCCAGCTGGAGCAGTCGGATTGGCCGATAAACAAACAGGTATTTACCCACAAGCAACACCAGGAGGTTGGCAGATAATAGGTCAGACACCCATCTCAATATTTTCTGTGAATAAGTCTCCTTTAATTCAAATGGGTGATCAGGTAAAGTTCAAACCCATAGACTTATCAACATATCAACAATTAAAATCGGAATAA
- the pxpA gene encoding 5-oxoprolinase subunit PxpA, with protein MKFIDLNADLGEGFPYDEELLQLVSSCNIACGGHAGTTASMSTTIALAKKYHVTIGAHPSYPDKENFGRKVIDISTTELKSTLTQQIQQLIELAKLQNINVEYIKPHGALYNKAMVDISTAEVIAQVVLAINPELPILGMPNSELEAICLKNNITFIKEGFADRKYTNAGQLVARSQHGAVIHSPTEVWEQIDQMISLQQVNTIDQLSIDMKVDSICFHGDTPEALALLKYVHQQLTEHSSSIQSFIQHGN; from the coding sequence TTGAAGTTTATAGATTTAAATGCTGATTTAGGTGAGGGGTTTCCATATGACGAAGAACTACTTCAATTGGTCTCTTCTTGTAATATTGCTTGCGGCGGACATGCAGGAACCACTGCTTCAATGTCAACTACAATTGCTCTAGCTAAAAAGTATCATGTAACTATTGGTGCACATCCTTCTTATCCAGATAAAGAAAATTTTGGTAGAAAAGTGATTGACATTTCTACTACTGAATTAAAAAGTACCCTAACTCAGCAAATTCAACAGCTTATTGAACTCGCAAAGCTTCAGAATATAAATGTGGAGTATATTAAACCTCACGGTGCTTTATACAATAAAGCAATGGTTGATATAAGCACTGCAGAAGTTATTGCTCAAGTAGTTTTAGCAATCAATCCAGAGCTTCCTATCTTGGGTATGCCCAATTCGGAATTAGAAGCTATATGTCTAAAGAATAACATTACTTTTATTAAAGAGGGATTTGCTGATAGAAAATATACTAATGCTGGTCAATTAGTCGCTAGAAGTCAGCATGGAGCTGTTATTCATTCACCCACTGAAGTTTGGGAGCAAATTGACCAAATGATATCACTTCAACAGGTCAATACTATCGATCAACTATCTATTGATATGAAAGTTGATAGCATTTGTTTCCATGGAGATACGCCTGAAGCTTTAGCACTTCTAAAATATGTACATCAACAATTAACAGAACACTCTTCAAGTATCCAATCATTTATACAGCATGGAAATTAA
- a CDS encoding Bax inhibitor-1/YccA family protein, whose translation MRETNYQSYGRYQHSEKDVINVQNSFMTKVYGWMSGGLAITAATSMFIANSYDTMMMVANMRWILIIAQLGLVFALSGAINRMSSATATILFLAYSALTGATLSSIFYVYDLNAIVSTFFVTAGTFVAMSVYGMTTKKDLSSMGSLLMMALLGLIITSIVNIFIASSTLYWLISGVGVLIFVGLIAYDTQKLKEMSHAILDGESAKKMVILGALSLYLDFINLFLFLLRFFGGSSRD comes from the coding sequence ATGAGAGAGACAAACTATCAATCGTACGGTCGTTATCAACATTCTGAAAAAGATGTGATTAATGTACAAAACTCATTCATGACTAAAGTTTATGGTTGGATGAGTGGTGGCCTTGCAATTACTGCTGCAACATCTATGTTTATTGCCAATTCATATGATACTATGATGATGGTAGCCAACATGAGATGGATATTAATTATTGCCCAATTAGGTTTAGTATTCGCATTAAGTGGAGCCATTAATAGAATGTCTTCTGCTACAGCTACAATTCTATTCCTTGCTTATTCAGCATTAACAGGAGCAACATTATCTAGTATATTTTATGTTTATGACCTCAACGCAATCGTCAGTACTTTCTTTGTAACAGCAGGTACATTCGTTGCTATGAGCGTTTACGGTATGACCACTAAAAAAGATCTTTCATCAATGGGTAGTTTACTTATGATGGCTCTTTTAGGTTTAATCATTACATCTATTGTAAACATATTTATTGCTAGTTCAACATTATATTGGCTAATTTCTGGTGTAGGTGTATTAATCTTCGTTGGGTTAATTGCATATGACACTCAAAAATTAAAAGAAATGAGCCATGCTATCTTAGATGGTGAATCGGCTAAGAAAATGGTTATTCTTGGTGCTTTAAGTTTATACTTAGACTTCATCAACCTTTTCTTATTCTTACTAAGATTTTTTGGTGGTTCTAGTAGAGACTAG
- a CDS encoding YggS family pyridoxal phosphate-dependent enzyme codes for MSSISENLKKFNQELEGTPCKLVAVSKTKPVEMLQEAYDAGQRIFGENKVQELVDKNEVLPKDIQWHMIGHLQRNKVKYIAPFISLIHSIDSPRLLKEVQKRAEQNDRIIDVLLQIYIANEETKFGFDKEEVKNFLSSDEFQSMKNVRVVGVMGMATNTSDQSQVKSEFASLKSLFDDLKATFNHLDNIDLQEISMGMSGDYKIAVEEGSTMVRVGSAIFGARNYGKL; via the coding sequence ATGTCATCCATTTCAGAAAATCTTAAAAAATTCAACCAAGAATTAGAAGGTACTCCTTGTAAACTTGTTGCAGTAAGTAAAACGAAACCTGTCGAAATGTTACAGGAAGCTTATGATGCAGGACAACGTATCTTTGGTGAAAATAAAGTACAAGAACTGGTTGACAAAAATGAAGTTCTACCAAAGGATATTCAATGGCATATGATTGGTCATTTACAGAGAAATAAGGTAAAATATATTGCCCCTTTTATCTCTTTGATTCATTCTATTGATAGCCCAAGGTTACTAAAAGAAGTTCAAAAAAGAGCAGAACAAAACGATCGTATTATCGATGTATTATTACAGATATACATTGCTAATGAGGAAACTAAATTTGGATTTGATAAGGAAGAAGTTAAAAATTTCTTATCTTCAGATGAGTTTCAATCTATGAAAAACGTACGAGTGGTTGGTGTTATGGGTATGGCAACTAACACATCAGATCAATCACAAGTGAAATCAGAGTTCGCATCTTTAAAATCTCTTTTTGACGATTTAAAAGCAACATTCAACCATTTAGATAATATTGATCTTCAAGAAATCTCAATGGGTATGAGCGGAGATTACAAAATTGCAGTAGAAGAAGGCAGTACAATGGTACGTGTTGGTAGTGCTATTTTCGGTGCTAGAAACTATGGCAAATTGTAA